One genomic segment of Hemiscyllium ocellatum isolate sHemOce1 unplaced genomic scaffold, sHemOce1.pat.X.cur. scaffold_783_pat_ctg1, whole genome shotgun sequence includes these proteins:
- the LOC132814280 gene encoding zinc finger protein 135-like: protein MEDVQTPASEETSGQGLGSVLVVNPDVPAPAPVPKAGVDKPFSCPGCGLGFRRASNMARHRCRRDGERPYPCGDCARAFNYPSELAIHRRSHTRERPFICSACGKGFLYSSNLLTHQRVHTGERPFACPLCGKGFTRSSSLAAHQRVHSDERPYPCDGCQRRFKSEKELRIHQRLHQGERPFPCGVCGKGFTQLAVLLAHQRAHTGERPFACSLCGKAFARSSSLTAHAGVHSDERPFPCELCQKRFKSSKELKVHRQVHSEERPYPCGVCGERFRQARNLQAHRRTHTGERPFACSLCAKRFARSSSLLAHQRVHSDDRPFPCPECPKRFKSARELATHRRVHSGERPYPCPVCPRRFTQPSILQTHRRVHTGERPYACPVCPRRFICASSLLNHRRVHTRERPFPCPVCGKCFRQSANLQTHRRLHL from the coding sequence ATGGAGGACGTGCAGACACCAGCATCGGAGGAGACGTCTGGGCAGGGCCTGGGGTCCGTGCTGGTGGTCAATCCCGACGTCCCGGCGCCCGCTCCCGTGCCCAAGGCCGGAGTCGACAAGCCCTTCTCGTGCCCAGGCTGCGGCCTGGGTTTCCGCCGGGCCTCCAACATGGCACGGCACCGGTGCCGTCGGGACGGGGAGCGGCCGTACCCGTGTGGGGACTGCGCCCGGGCCTTCAACTACCCCTCGGAGCTGGCCATCCACCGGCGCAGCCACACCCGGGAGCGGCCCTTCATCTGCTCAgcctgcggcaagggcttcctgtactcctccaacctgctgacccaccagcgggtgcACACTGGCGAGCGGCCCTTCGCCTGCCCgctctgcggcaagggcttcacccgctcctccAGCCTGGCCGCCCACCAGCGGGTGCACTCGGACGAGCGGCCGTACCCGTGCGACGGGTGCCAGCGCCGCTTCAAGAGTGAGAAGGAGCTGCGGATCCACCAGCGGCTGCACCAGGGTGAGCGCCCGTTCCCCTGCGgtgtctgcggcaagggcttcacccagctGGCAGtgctgctggcccaccagcgggcgcacaccggcgagcggccctTCGCCTGCTCGCTGTGCGGCAAGGCCTTTGCCCGCTCCTCCAGCCTGACCGCCCACGCCGGCGTCCACTCGGACGAGCGGCCCTTCCCCTGCGAGCTCTGTCAGAAGCGCTTCAAGAGCTCCAAGGAGCTGAAGGTGCACCGGCAGGTCCACTCCGAGGAGCGTCCCTACCCGTGCGGGGTGTGCGGCGAGCGCTTCCGCCAGGCTCGGAACCTGCAGGCGCACCGCCGCACCcacaccggcgagcggccctTCGCCTGCTCCCTGTGCGCCAAGCGCTTCGCCCGGTCCTCCagcctgctggcccaccagcgggtccactcCGACGACCGGCCCTTCCCCTGCCCCGAGTGCCCCAAGCGCTTCAAGAGCGCCCGGGAGCTGGCCACCCACCGGCGGGTGCACAGCGGCGAGAGGCCCTACCCCTGCCCGGTCTGCCCGCGCCGCTTCACCCAGCCCTCCATCCTgcagacccaccggcgggtccacaccggcgaGAGGCCGTACGCGTGCCCAGTCTGCCCCCGGCGCTTCATCTGTGCCTCCTCGCTGCTGAACCACCGCCGGGTGCACACCCGCGAGCGCCCCTTCCCCTGCCCCGTCTGCGGCAAGTGCTTCCGACAGTCGGCCAACCTGCAAACCCACCGGCGGCTCCACCTCTGA